Proteins encoded in a region of the Tripterygium wilfordii isolate XIE 37 chromosome 21, ASM1340144v1, whole genome shotgun sequence genome:
- the LOC119987753 gene encoding gibberellin 2-beta-dioxygenase 7-like: MEIDPPLCETFDKLVRTSPIKTLDHDQNLLIDKVDEFELPVIDLSHLNLGPQEKEKCVEDMVDAATKWGFFQIVNHGIPQEMLETVKDEEKKVFHQDFAKKADEKFLNLSANSYRWGNPATTLVSRFLWHESLHVSVSEISKIKGNDGLRYSSKFYIR, from the coding sequence ATGGAAATCGATCCCCCGCTCTGCGAGACCTTCGATAAACTCGTCCGAACCTCTCCCATCAAAACCCTAGATCATGATCAAAATCTCTTGATTGATAAGGTTGATGAATTTGAGCTTCCTGTAATTGATCTTAGCCATTTGAATCTTGGgccccaagaaaaagaaaaatgtgtgGAAGACATGGTTGATGCTGCAACCAAATGGGGTTTCTTTCAAATTGTCAACCATGGAATCCCTCAAGAGATGTTAGAGACTGTGAAGGATGAAGAGAAGAAGGTTTTCCATCAAGACTTTGCCAAGAAGGCTGATGAGAAGTTCTTGAATTTATCGGCTAATAGCTATCGATGGGGAAACCCGGCCACTACCTTGGTGAGCAGGTTCTTATGGCATGAATCTCTCCATGTATCTGTCTCAGAGATTTCTAAGATAAAGGGAAACGATGGCCTCAGGTACTCATCAAAATTTTATATACGTTAA